A DNA window from Undibacterium sp. YM2 contains the following coding sequences:
- a CDS encoding PepSY-associated TM helix domain-containing protein — protein sequence MNKNKFMQASTDNLSQQQSRAFWLRHLHQWHWISSALCLIAMILFAATGITLNHSAQIEAHPVVSKKEGKLPFALLSQLNALKNTDDAAIPRDVSEWLAQDMGVKLGDQAPEWSPEEVYIGLPRPGGDAWLRIQLDNGEVEYELTSRGWIAYFNDLHKGRNTGTAWNWFIDAFAVVCLIFCVTGLFLLKMHAGKRPSTWPVVVFGLVLPLILALMFIH from the coding sequence ATGAACAAGAATAAATTCATGCAAGCCAGTACGGACAATTTATCGCAACAACAAAGCCGGGCTTTCTGGTTGCGCCATTTACATCAATGGCACTGGATCAGTTCAGCACTGTGCCTGATAGCGATGATCCTGTTTGCGGCGACAGGCATCACCCTGAATCATTCTGCACAGATAGAAGCGCATCCTGTCGTCAGCAAGAAAGAAGGCAAGCTGCCATTTGCCTTGTTGTCGCAGTTGAATGCTTTGAAAAATACCGATGATGCCGCGATACCCCGCGATGTCAGTGAATGGCTGGCACAGGATATGGGAGTAAAACTGGGTGACCAGGCACCGGAATGGTCACCGGAAGAAGTGTATATAGGCTTGCCCCGCCCCGGTGGCGATGCCTGGTTGCGCATACAACTGGACAATGGGGAAGTGGAATATGAGCTGACCAGCCGTGGCTGGATTGCCTATTTCAATGACTTGCATAAAGGCCGTAATACCGGCACCGCATGGAACTGGTTTATCGATGCCTTTGCCGTGGTCTGCCTGATTTTTTGTGTGACTGGTCTGTTCCTGTTGAAGATGCATGCAGGCAAACGCCCGAGCACCTGGCCGGTGGTGGTGTTTGGACTTGTGCTGCCTCTGATACTTGCCCTGATGTTTATCCACTAG
- the glmU gene encoding bifunctional UDP-N-acetylglucosamine diphosphorylase/glucosamine-1-phosphate N-acetyltransferase GlmU, with product MNVVILAAGMGKRMQSSLPKVLHTLAGKPLLNHVIATARQLQASTICVIYGHGGEQVPTTVAAEDLRFALQEPQLGTGHAVAQALPVLDTSQPTLVLYGDVPLTTPASLARLIAAAGKDKLGILTVDMADPTGLGRIVREDGVIKRIVEQKDASESERQITETNTGIMSIPTAHLQKWLGNLSNKNAQGEYYLTDIVAQAVADGVEVVSAQPDAVWETLGVNSKVQLAELERTHQKNIALKLLEQGVGLYDPARIDVRGSLQCGRDVSIDVGCVFIGDVQLGDGVTIGPNCVINNARIAAGSSIKAFCHIEDAVVGAKSQIGPYARLRPGAELAEDVHIGNFVEVKNSQIAAHSKANHLAYIGDATIGSRVNIGAGTITCNYDGVNKSRTIIEDDAFIGSDTQLVAPVRVGKGATLGAGTTLTKDAPEGKLTVSRAKQITIDGWQRPVKIKK from the coding sequence ATGAACGTCGTCATTCTTGCAGCTGGCATGGGCAAACGCATGCAATCTTCTTTGCCCAAAGTATTGCACACGCTGGCAGGCAAGCCTTTACTGAACCATGTGATCGCCACGGCGCGACAACTGCAGGCCAGCACTATCTGCGTGATCTATGGCCATGGTGGTGAACAAGTACCAACAACCGTTGCCGCTGAAGATTTGCGCTTTGCGCTGCAAGAACCGCAACTGGGTACTGGCCACGCGGTCGCCCAGGCTTTGCCTGTGCTGGATACCAGCCAGCCCACCCTGGTCCTGTATGGCGATGTGCCACTGACTACACCAGCCAGCCTGGCCCGCCTGATTGCGGCGGCTGGCAAAGACAAACTCGGTATCCTGACCGTGGATATGGCTGACCCCACTGGTCTTGGTCGCATTGTCAGGGAAGACGGCGTCATCAAACGCATCGTCGAACAAAAAGATGCGAGTGAGAGCGAGCGTCAGATCACAGAAACCAATACCGGCATCATGTCCATACCAACTGCTCACCTGCAAAAATGGCTGGGCAATCTGTCCAACAAAAATGCCCAGGGCGAATATTATCTGACCGACATCGTCGCCCAGGCAGTGGCCGATGGCGTGGAAGTTGTCTCAGCCCAGCCCGATGCTGTCTGGGAAACTCTGGGCGTCAATAGCAAGGTGCAACTGGCCGAGCTCGAACGCACGCATCAAAAAAATATTGCCCTCAAATTATTGGAGCAGGGCGTGGGCTTGTATGATCCGGCGCGCATCGACGTACGTGGCAGCTTGCAATGCGGGCGTGATGTGTCGATTGATGTAGGCTGTGTCTTTATCGGTGACGTGCAACTCGGAGATGGCGTCACGATAGGCCCGAACTGCGTCATCAATAATGCGCGTATTGCAGCAGGCAGCAGCATCAAGGCTTTCTGCCATATTGAAGATGCCGTGGTCGGTGCCAAATCACAGATAGGCCCTTATGCCCGTCTGCGCCCTGGTGCCGAGCTGGCAGAGGACGTGCACATTGGTAATTTTGTTGAAGTCAAAAACAGCCAGATCGCTGCACACAGCAAGGCCAATCACCTGGCCTATATTGGTGACGCCACCATAGGCAGCCGCGTCAATATTGGTGCCGGTACGATCACCTGCAATTATGATGGCGTGAACAAATCGCGTACCATCATCGAGGACGATGCCTTTATCGGCAGTGATACACAACTGGTGGCACCAGTGCGGGTAGGTAAGGGCGCGACTCTGGGTGCAGGCACGACGCTGACCAAGGATGCACCGGAAGGCAAGCTCACCGTCTCACGCGCAAAGCAGATCACGATCGATGGCTGGCAACGGCCAGTCAAAATCAAGAAGTAA
- a CDS encoding DUF2271 domain-containing protein yields MRKLLPFAITSLLGAPAMNAVAADLTLKVEVPRLNVAEYHKPYVAIWLEKPDQTFAGNLAVWYDLKKRDNEGTKWLKDLRQWWRRSGRELQMPVEGVSGATRTTGEQTLSFAGDKGILAKLPAGDYQLIVEAAREGGGREVVKVPFQWQAKGEQNLKAQGSHELGTIAVTIK; encoded by the coding sequence ATGCGTAAATTGCTCCCGTTTGCCATTACCAGTCTGCTGGGCGCCCCGGCCATGAATGCTGTCGCGGCTGACCTGACTTTGAAAGTCGAAGTGCCACGTTTGAATGTGGCTGAATATCACAAGCCCTATGTCGCGATCTGGCTGGAAAAACCAGACCAGACCTTTGCTGGCAACCTGGCAGTCTGGTATGACTTGAAAAAACGCGACAATGAAGGTACGAAATGGTTGAAGGATTTGCGTCAGTGGTGGCGCCGTAGTGGCCGTGAATTACAAATGCCGGTCGAAGGCGTCAGTGGAGCTACCCGTACTACCGGTGAGCAAACCCTGAGTTTTGCCGGTGACAAGGGTATATTGGCGAAACTGCCAGCAGGTGACTACCAGCTTATCGTTGAAGCTGCGCGTGAGGGCGGTGGCCGTGAAGTGGTTAAAGTTCCGTTCCAGTGGCAAGCCAAAGGCGAGCAAAACCTCAAAGCCCAGGGTAGCCATGAGCTGGGAACTATTGCTGTGACGATCAAATAA
- a CDS encoding SGNH/GDSL hydrolase family protein, giving the protein MRHILVYGDSMSWGLIPTTRKRLNFEERWPGVLEIALNSADKHVRVVEDCLNGRRTVWEDPFKPGRNGSQGLAQRIETLTPLSLAIVMLGVNDFQSMHQNNAWLSAQGLAVIINTIRQAPVEPGMQIPPILIIAPPMPYDPKGMIAPKFVGCEEKCEGLAEAYKEVAAAAGCHFFDAGSVVTCSEYDGVHLDADQHLILGWELVGVVSSILK; this is encoded by the coding sequence ATGCGGCATATACTGGTCTATGGTGATTCCATGTCCTGGGGCTTGATCCCGACAACACGCAAACGCCTGAATTTTGAAGAGCGCTGGCCTGGCGTGCTTGAGATAGCTTTGAATAGCGCCGACAAGCATGTACGTGTGGTCGAAGATTGCCTGAATGGCCGCCGCACTGTCTGGGAAGATCCGTTCAAACCGGGCCGCAATGGCTCGCAAGGTCTGGCGCAACGCATAGAGACCCTGACCCCCTTGTCACTGGCAATCGTCATGCTCGGTGTGAATGATTTCCAGTCCATGCATCAGAATAATGCCTGGTTGTCTGCGCAGGGCCTGGCCGTCATCATCAATACCATACGCCAGGCACCGGTAGAGCCGGGCATGCAAATCCCGCCGATACTCATCATCGCACCACCTATGCCGTATGACCCCAAGGGCATGATAGCGCCCAAGTTTGTCGGTTGCGAAGAAAAGTGCGAAGGTCTGGCCGAAGCTTATAAAGAAGTAGCTGCCGCTGCAGGCTGCCATTTCTTTGATGCAGGCAGTGTCGTGACATGCAGCGAATATGATGGCGTGCACCTGGATGCAGACCAGCATCTTATCCTGGGCTGGGAACTGGTCGGTGTCGTTTCTTCTATCTTGAAGTAG
- a CDS encoding zinc ribbon domain-containing protein YjdM gives MSQFPACPVCSMENTYPDGDNYICADCAHEWPMQAAAVADDSDDRIVRDANGNVLTDGDAVVLIKDLKVKGSSTTLKMGSKVKSIRLVSGDHEVDCKMDAGNFMLKACYLKKV, from the coding sequence ATGTCTCAATTCCCAGCTTGCCCAGTCTGCTCCATGGAAAACACCTATCCTGACGGCGATAATTACATTTGTGCCGATTGCGCACATGAATGGCCTATGCAGGCTGCCGCTGTCGCTGACGACAGTGATGATCGCATAGTCAGGGATGCCAACGGTAACGTGCTGACAGATGGCGATGCGGTCGTCCTCATCAAGGACCTTAAAGTCAAAGGCTCATCTACTACCCTGAAGATGGGCAGCAAGGTCAAAAGCATACGTCTGGTCAGCGGCGACCATGAAGTCGATTGTAAAATGGATGCAGGCAATTTCATGTTGAAAGCCTGTTACCTCAAAAAGGTCTGA
- a CDS encoding sulfite reductase subunit alpha produces the protein MKRICLALTLLCLASFFLPSPAQKQCSTALVAISYLSFCLQTLRRHKDELATQHHGFSAELNQANAQNVLIAYASQTGFAEQIAVKTAQHLQDAGMNVAVSSLAAIKAEILSKTSRILFILSTTGEGDAPDNAASFTRLLMSQKIDLSHLHFAVLALGDRHYQQFCAFAHRVDLWLKHQQAHSLFDMIEVDNGDEAALRHWQHYLGLLSGHTEMADWSKPAYQEWILTERELLNPGSLGGPAYRIACIPARDAGSGEYIWQAGDIAEIGPDYPTKNTSEERPALPHREYSISSLPADGKLELLVRQMRRPDGSLGIGSGWLTAHAEIGQSIKLRIRENRNFHTPSQDHPLILIGNGTGLAGLRAHIKARAARGHLRNWLFFGERSEAHDFFHRQEIQDWQACGVLSKLNLCFSRDQAERRYVQHALQEQQADIVAWVEQGAAILVCGSLQGMAEEVHQTLSNLLGLDKLEQMAESGLYKRDVY, from the coding sequence ATGAAGCGTATCTGCCTGGCCTTGACGCTCTTGTGCCTGGCCAGCTTTTTTCTTCCTTCTCCAGCACAAAAGCAATGCAGCACTGCGCTGGTCGCTATCAGCTACCTGAGTTTTTGCCTGCAAACCCTGCGCAGGCATAAAGATGAACTGGCCACGCAACATCACGGATTTAGTGCTGAACTGAATCAGGCGAATGCACAAAACGTCCTGATCGCCTATGCGAGCCAGACTGGTTTTGCAGAACAAATCGCCGTCAAGACTGCACAGCATTTACAGGATGCCGGTATGAATGTTGCTGTCAGCAGCCTGGCCGCCATCAAGGCAGAAATTTTAAGCAAGACCAGCCGCATTTTATTCATACTCAGCACTACTGGCGAAGGTGATGCGCCTGACAATGCAGCGTCATTCACACGCCTGCTCATGAGCCAGAAAATCGATTTATCGCATTTGCATTTCGCTGTACTGGCGCTCGGTGACAGGCATTATCAGCAATTCTGCGCTTTTGCCCACCGGGTAGATCTGTGGCTCAAGCACCAGCAAGCACATAGCCTGTTTGACATGATAGAAGTCGATAATGGTGATGAAGCAGCTTTACGTCACTGGCAGCATTATTTAGGCCTGCTCAGCGGTCATACAGAAATGGCGGACTGGAGCAAACCGGCTTATCAGGAATGGATATTGACCGAGAGAGAATTGCTCAATCCTGGCAGCCTCGGCGGGCCTGCTTACCGCATCGCCTGTATTCCAGCGCGAGACGCAGGTAGCGGTGAATATATCTGGCAGGCAGGTGATATCGCAGAAATTGGCCCTGACTATCCAACTAAAAATACCTCTGAAGAACGCCCTGCCCTGCCACATCGCGAGTATTCGATTTCATCCCTGCCTGCCGATGGCAAGCTGGAATTGCTGGTGCGGCAAATGCGCCGCCCGGATGGCAGCCTCGGCATAGGCTCCGGGTGGCTGACTGCCCATGCAGAAATCGGGCAAAGCATCAAATTGCGCATACGTGAAAACCGTAACTTCCACACGCCATCGCAGGACCATCCCCTGATACTGATAGGCAACGGCACTGGCCTGGCAGGCTTGCGTGCGCATATCAAGGCGCGCGCTGCCCGTGGTCATTTACGCAATTGGTTGTTTTTTGGTGAAAGAAGCGAGGCGCATGATTTTTTCCATCGTCAGGAAATACAGGACTGGCAAGCCTGTGGCGTACTCAGCAAACTGAACCTGTGCTTTTCCCGCGACCAGGCTGAGCGTCGCTACGTACAGCATGCCTTGCAAGAACAACAGGCAGACATCGTGGCATGGGTAGAACAGGGCGCAGCCATCCTGGTGTGCGGCAGCCTGCAAGGCATGGCAGAAGAAGTGCACCAGACCTTGAGTAATCTGCTGGGTCTGGATAAACTGGAGCAGATGGCTGAGTCGGGATTGTACAAACGGGATGTCTATTAA
- a CDS encoding M64 family metallopeptidase: MADVTPLLNTGSSKNRVDIVFVAEGYTAAERAKFLSDAQKFLDNMLGDANAKLNAPFSPYKNLFNASAIFVASAQSGTDQPNQNISVNTYFDASQHLSDGRLLYGDISKVTSYVNSAVASDAHELVVVLVNTALYGGAGGSIAWASAGNISSAEVVLHEIGHSFAGLQDEYVDTANASSYPLTDPGFLASPHVTDSLSRIPWSAWLGFQDGDLGVVGTYQGGYYRSTGIWRATQDSKMNHLGVAFSAPEKEAFALKYYAAIGDYLDLYSSIPGIYQPSVPDANLLAYTWKIAGNTVNTTDKLYFDAYGSGAYKAGASLSLTTIDNTGYIRKNLNTTQQTETTTLDKTIINVSGASSSLNANNTIYQFDGSNNTIGLSAPQSVRYDYIDGGAGTDTLVISAKLGTGGGSYFVWEIGNNTMLLGNQNAAYWAAHNVEKIQFTDYIVNTIVYDNAHTIKTTELKALEELYVAYFNRVPDADGLDYWINQFKGGMSFKQIGDAFFLAAAQYPAQTGYSASLSNTDFINIIYKNAMGRADGADAAGLKYWLNELDSGIQSRGSMVSAVLAGARAFTGDATWGWVVNLLDNKIKVANQFAVEWGLNFLTPEASITNGIAIASAVTATDTSAAIALVGIYDGQIQFA, from the coding sequence ATGGCAGACGTCACCCCCTTACTGAATACTGGCAGCAGCAAGAACCGCGTAGATATCGTCTTTGTTGCCGAAGGTTATACGGCTGCCGAGCGCGCCAAGTTTTTGTCCGATGCGCAAAAATTCCTGGACAATATGCTGGGGGATGCCAATGCCAAACTGAATGCACCATTCTCGCCATACAAAAACCTGTTCAATGCCAGTGCCATTTTTGTCGCCTCTGCGCAATCAGGTACGGACCAGCCCAACCAGAATATCAGCGTCAATACCTATTTTGATGCGAGCCAACATCTCAGTGACGGGCGTTTGCTGTATGGTGACATTTCCAAGGTAACGTCTTATGTCAACAGCGCAGTCGCCAGTGATGCGCACGAACTCGTTGTGGTACTGGTCAATACAGCATTATATGGCGGTGCTGGCGGTTCCATCGCCTGGGCATCTGCCGGGAATATTTCATCTGCCGAAGTCGTACTGCATGAAATAGGCCACAGTTTTGCTGGCTTGCAGGACGAATATGTCGATACCGCAAATGCCAGCAGTTACCCTCTGACCGATCCCGGCTTCCTGGCCAGCCCGCACGTGACCGATTCACTGAGCCGCATACCATGGTCTGCATGGCTGGGTTTTCAGGACGGTGATCTTGGCGTCGTTGGTACTTATCAGGGTGGCTATTACCGCAGCACTGGTATCTGGCGTGCAACCCAGGATTCAAAAATGAATCACCTGGGCGTGGCCTTCAGCGCGCCTGAAAAAGAAGCCTTTGCCCTCAAATATTATGCCGCCATCGGCGATTACCTTGACCTGTATTCCAGCATACCCGGCATTTACCAACCATCAGTACCAGACGCAAATTTGCTGGCTTATACCTGGAAGATAGCTGGCAACACAGTCAATACCACAGATAAGCTCTACTTTGATGCCTATGGTTCCGGAGCCTACAAGGCTGGTGCCAGCCTGAGCCTGACAACCATAGACAATACCGGCTACATACGCAAGAACCTGAACACCACGCAACAGACGGAAACCACCACGCTGGACAAGACCATCATCAATGTCAGCGGTGCCAGCAGCAGCCTGAATGCGAATAACACTATTTACCAGTTTGATGGCAGCAACAACACCATAGGCCTGAGTGCTCCCCAGTCTGTACGTTATGACTATATTGATGGCGGTGCCGGTACGGACACCCTGGTCATCAGTGCCAAACTCGGTACAGGCGGTGGCAGTTATTTTGTCTGGGAAATCGGCAACAACACCATGTTGCTGGGTAACCAGAATGCGGCTTACTGGGCTGCCCACAATGTAGAAAAAATCCAGTTCACTGACTACATCGTCAATACCATCGTGTATGACAATGCGCATACCATCAAGACAACAGAATTGAAGGCGCTGGAAGAATTGTATGTGGCCTATTTCAACCGTGTGCCTGATGCGGATGGTCTGGATTACTGGATCAACCAGTTCAAGGGAGGCATGAGCTTCAAACAGATAGGTGATGCCTTCTTCCTGGCGGCTGCACAATACCCGGCCCAGACTGGTTACAGCGCCAGCCTCAGCAATACTGATTTTATCAATATCATTTACAAGAATGCCATGGGCAGAGCAGATGGGGCTGATGCGGCGGGCCTCAAATACTGGCTCAATGAACTTGATAGCGGCATACAAAGCCGTGGCTCCATGGTCAGTGCCGTACTCGCCGGTGCACGCGCATTCACAGGCGACGCGACCTGGGGCTGGGTCGTCAATCTGCTCGATAATAAAATCAAGGTGGCCAATCAGTTCGCTGTGGAATGGGGCTTGAATTTCCTGACACCTGAGGCGTCCATTACGAATGGTATCGCGATTGCTTCTGCAGTCACCGCTACCGATACTTCAGCAGCGATTGCACTCGTGGGTATTTACGATGGGCAGATACAATTTGCCTGA
- a CDS encoding DUF4198 domain-containing protein has protein sequence MKNFKKIALFSALACAAFTAQAHRAFLVPSSTVVAGNTPWVTVDAAAATDVFVFDHNALKLDNLFITAPDGTALKPENANIGKYRSSFDVKLSQIGSYKIGLLNEGLFASYKEEGKVKRWRGTAETFAKEVPANAEELQVTQRSGRVETFVTNGKPGGKAMEITGSGLELSGATHPNDLVAGETAQFRLTLDGKPAAKVSVTLIAGGVRYRQKLDEKTFVTDNEGKFSVTWANAGLYWMEAEIKDDKQVKAPAKSRVASYVATLEVLPQ, from the coding sequence ATGAAAAATTTTAAAAAAATCGCTCTGTTCTCGGCACTGGCTTGCGCAGCATTCACGGCGCAGGCGCACCGCGCCTTCCTGGTGCCGTCCTCAACTGTGGTGGCTGGCAATACCCCATGGGTGACCGTCGATGCAGCTGCTGCTACCGATGTGTTTGTGTTTGATCACAATGCGCTAAAGCTTGATAATCTGTTTATCACAGCACCAGACGGCACTGCGCTGAAACCGGAAAATGCCAATATCGGCAAATACCGCAGCAGTTTCGATGTCAAGCTCAGCCAGATTGGCAGCTATAAAATTGGTCTGTTGAATGAAGGCCTGTTTGCCAGTTACAAGGAAGAAGGCAAGGTCAAGCGCTGGCGCGGTACGGCAGAAACTTTTGCCAAGGAAGTGCCAGCCAATGCAGAAGAACTGCAAGTCACACAACGCAGTGGCCGCGTTGAAACCTTCGTCACCAATGGCAAACCCGGTGGCAAGGCGATGGAAATTACAGGCAGTGGCCTGGAACTGAGTGGTGCCACCCACCCGAATGACCTGGTCGCCGGTGAAACAGCACAATTCCGCCTGACCCTGGATGGCAAACCGGCAGCCAAGGTCAGTGTCACCCTGATAGCTGGTGGCGTACGTTACCGCCAAAAGCTCGATGAAAAAACTTTTGTGACAGATAATGAGGGCAAATTCAGCGTGACCTGGGCCAATGCGGGCTTGTACTGGATGGAAGCAGAAATCAAGGACGACAAGCAAGTCAAGGCTCCGGCCAAATCCAGGGTAGCCAGCTATGTAGCCACACTGGAAGTCTTGCCGCAATAA
- a CDS encoding nuclear transport factor 2 family protein — MNADLHAIQNLLARFANSFDLKDWDALCNCLSDTIYTDYSDLRGTPPEQMSNQRYAELRRIALQELQTHHLSGNTEIELDGDAANAKVSTIIFRKNAAGQALHTHCLYQFGLSKSSGQWLINSIVQKVFWSDGQTAIHAGIAK, encoded by the coding sequence ATGAACGCTGACTTGCATGCCATACAAAACCTGCTGGCAAGGTTTGCCAACAGCTTTGACCTCAAGGACTGGGATGCACTGTGCAACTGCCTCAGCGATACGATATATACGGATTACTCAGATTTACGCGGTACCCCACCAGAGCAGATGAGCAATCAGCGCTATGCAGAATTACGCCGCATCGCCCTGCAAGAACTGCAGACTCATCATCTGAGCGGGAATACTGAAATTGAATTGGACGGTGATGCTGCAAATGCAAAAGTCTCTACCATTATTTTTCGCAAGAATGCCGCAGGACAGGCCTTGCATACGCATTGCCTGTATCAATTTGGCTTGAGCAAATCCAGCGGGCAATGGCTGATCAATTCCATCGTCCAGAAAGTATTCTGGAGTGATGGCCAGACGGCGATACACGCTGGTATCGCCAAATAA
- a CDS encoding FAD:protein FMN transferase produces MRRVFIPLDVAEPQIPPAHAISHTLSGLSMGTSWTVQLLCLPAHDVHELQAGIEAELNQVVMQMSTWDPSSYLCEFNRAAANSWQSLPAEFFKLVDYSLYLSQQTGGAYDITAGKLVDLWGFGPAGKRDSTPTETEIHTVLQAGNWKSLELDHLNQRIRQTGTSSVALDLSSIAKGFALDQIARYLDANKISSYLIELGGELRGLGMKKDQAPWWVRIESPAGNKEKLGKEYLVALHGLSIATSGDYRQYFEQDGRRYAHTLDPRTGYPADNDLASVTVLHPECMVADAMATALTVLGCAAGLDYAEQHQIAALFLQRTASGFEEKMSRALRAMLD; encoded by the coding sequence ATGCGTCGTGTTTTTATACCGCTGGATGTGGCGGAACCACAAATACCGCCCGCCCATGCGATCAGCCATACACTCAGTGGGCTGAGCATGGGCACCAGCTGGACTGTGCAGCTACTCTGCCTGCCAGCCCACGATGTGCACGAATTGCAGGCGGGTATAGAAGCGGAGCTGAACCAGGTCGTCATGCAGATGAGTACCTGGGACCCATCCTCATATTTATGCGAGTTCAACCGCGCAGCGGCCAATAGCTGGCAATCCTTGCCAGCAGAATTTTTCAAGCTCGTCGATTACAGTTTGTACCTGTCCCAGCAAACAGGTGGGGCTTATGATATCACCGCAGGCAAGCTGGTTGATCTGTGGGGCTTTGGCCCTGCGGGCAAGCGCGACAGCACGCCAACAGAAACTGAAATCCACACTGTCCTGCAAGCTGGCAACTGGAAATCACTGGAGCTGGATCATCTGAACCAGCGCATACGTCAGACTGGCACCAGCAGCGTCGCGCTGGATTTATCATCGATTGCCAAGGGCTTTGCGCTGGACCAGATTGCCCGCTATCTTGATGCGAATAAAATCAGCAGTTACCTGATAGAGCTCGGTGGAGAATTACGCGGACTAGGCATGAAAAAAGACCAGGCGCCGTGGTGGGTCAGAATAGAGAGCCCGGCAGGGAATAAAGAAAAACTGGGCAAGGAATACCTGGTCGCCCTGCATGGCCTGTCGATTGCGACTTCTGGCGATTACCGTCAGTATTTTGAACAGGATGGCCGCCGCTATGCGCATACGCTTGATCCGCGCACGGGTTATCCGGCAGACAATGATCTGGCCTCGGTCACGGTCTTGCACCCTGAATGCATGGTGGCAGACGCGATGGCTACTGCGCTGACGGTGCTGGGTTGCGCTGCCGGTCTGGACTATGCCGAACAACATCAGATCGCCGCCCTGTTCCTGCAAAGAACCGCGTCTGGTTTTGAAGAAAAAATGAGCAGGGCCTTGCGTGCCATGCTGGATTAA